Proteins encoded in a region of the Catenulispora sp. EB89 genome:
- a CDS encoding TetR/AcrR family transcriptional regulator codes for MTSRAEQKPLTRKGEQTRLRIVAAAAQLMFEHGVAGTTMEDVKAAAGASSSQLYHYFADKQALVLAVIAYQDETVVGGQEPMFVQLDSIEGLRTWRDFVVQHQRELECRGGCPIGSLGSELAEIDAPARSAVSTAFLRWEAGIRGGLQAMHDRGELTASPDELALTILAALQGGLLLTQIHRDVHPLEVTLDAMISHVATQTIAVSPARSVRAAG; via the coding sequence ATGACGAGTCGCGCCGAGCAGAAGCCCCTGACGAGGAAGGGCGAGCAGACGCGCCTGCGGATCGTCGCCGCCGCGGCCCAGCTGATGTTCGAGCACGGCGTCGCCGGCACCACGATGGAGGACGTCAAAGCTGCCGCAGGGGCCAGCAGCTCACAGCTCTACCACTACTTCGCCGACAAGCAGGCCCTCGTCCTGGCCGTGATCGCCTACCAGGACGAGACGGTCGTCGGCGGGCAGGAGCCGATGTTCGTCCAGCTGGACAGCATCGAGGGGCTGCGCACCTGGCGCGACTTCGTGGTCCAGCACCAGCGCGAACTCGAGTGCCGCGGCGGCTGCCCCATCGGATCGCTGGGGAGCGAACTGGCAGAGATCGACGCGCCGGCCCGCAGCGCGGTGTCCACCGCGTTCCTGCGCTGGGAGGCGGGGATCCGCGGCGGCCTTCAAGCCATGCACGACCGCGGCGAGCTGACCGCGAGCCCGGACGAACTGGCGTTGACGATCCTGGCCGCGCTGCAGGGTGGGCTCCTGCTCACGCAGATCCACCGCGACGTCCACCCCCTGGAAGTGACCCTCGACGCCATGATCAGCCATGTCGCGACCCAGACCATCGCCGTATCGCCGGCGCGGAGTGTTCGGGCGGCCGGTTGA